A single window of Candidatus Methylacidiphilales bacterium DNA harbors:
- a CDS encoding glycoside hydrolase family 13 protein, whose amino-acid sequence MKSPLWPTLLCLTLFTSPLRAEETFAEVPAWARDAIWYQIFPERFRDGDPANNPTRDSLVWPIRPGRDWAIMRWTADWYERAAWEKAMDKPGDTQPAQTFYKNGMLDRRYGGDLQGVINKLDYLAELGVNALYFNPVFYARSLHKYDGNSYHHIDPYFGPDPKGDLALMDQETADPATWHWTQADQLFLKLLKEAHARGIRVVIDGVFNHSGRDFFAFQNLRQKQEASPYKDWYEVLAFDDPATARNEFFYRGWWGHKSLPVYAETPDGRDMHPDPKSYIFQATRRWMDPDGDGNAKDGIDGWRLDVADELPPKFWADWHEHVRRINPAAYTSAEVWSNPLELIHRGGFTAAMNYHGCAIPVKGHLIDNHIPPSRFAAMIDERRKALPPAIAAAMQNLIDSHDTDRVASMCVNGELIKYQDPNHIDFNTNNNAGSSSHQLQKPNERQRAIQRLVALFQVTFVGAPMFYYGTEAGMWGGGDPDCRMPMVWEDLKFDPQTRDPRGNPRKPDDANFERDLFRFYKEAIALRRNTSVLREGDFSVLGAFDKENCLVFLRQSKNAAAVVAWNRSDATQTIKVEIPESARPLLQKTGLLFSSRNTEKATSFEFANGKMTLILPPLTGVVVGNK is encoded by the coding sequence ATGAAATCGCCGCTCTGGCCCACCCTGCTTTGCCTCACCCTGTTCACATCTCCCCTGAGGGCGGAAGAAACCTTTGCCGAGGTTCCCGCCTGGGCGCGCGACGCCATCTGGTACCAGATCTTTCCAGAGCGCTTCCGCGATGGCGATCCGGCCAACAACCCCACGCGGGATTCCCTGGTCTGGCCCATCCGTCCGGGTCGCGATTGGGCCATCATGCGATGGACGGCCGACTGGTATGAACGTGCCGCCTGGGAAAAAGCCATGGACAAACCGGGCGATACCCAGCCTGCCCAGACCTTTTACAAAAACGGCATGCTCGACCGCCGTTATGGCGGAGATCTCCAAGGGGTCATCAACAAGCTCGATTACCTGGCCGAACTCGGAGTCAACGCCCTCTATTTCAACCCTGTCTTCTACGCCCGTTCGCTGCACAAATACGACGGGAACAGCTACCACCACATCGACCCCTACTTCGGACCGGATCCCAAAGGGGACCTGGCCCTGATGGACCAGGAAACCGCCGATCCCGCCACCTGGCACTGGACCCAGGCCGACCAACTCTTCCTCAAACTGCTCAAAGAAGCCCACGCACGCGGCATCCGTGTGGTCATCGACGGGGTCTTCAACCACTCCGGCCGCGACTTCTTTGCTTTCCAAAACCTGCGCCAGAAGCAGGAGGCCTCACCCTACAAGGATTGGTACGAAGTCCTGGCCTTCGACGACCCGGCGACGGCTCGCAATGAATTCTTCTACCGCGGATGGTGGGGGCACAAATCGCTGCCCGTCTACGCCGAGACGCCCGATGGCCGGGACATGCATCCCGACCCCAAGTCCTACATTTTCCAAGCCACCCGTCGCTGGATGGACCCGGACGGCGACGGCAACGCCAAGGACGGCATTGACGGCTGGCGATTGGACGTGGCCGACGAATTGCCCCCGAAGTTCTGGGCCGACTGGCATGAGCATGTTCGCCGCATCAACCCCGCAGCCTACACCAGCGCCGAAGTCTGGAGCAACCCCTTGGAACTCATCCACCGCGGCGGCTTCACAGCGGCAATGAATTACCATGGATGCGCCATCCCTGTGAAAGGCCACCTCATCGACAACCACATCCCTCCGTCGCGTTTCGCCGCCATGATCGACGAGCGCCGCAAGGCCCTTCCTCCTGCCATCGCCGCAGCCATGCAAAACCTCATCGATTCCCATGACACCGACCGCGTGGCCTCGATGTGTGTGAACGGCGAGTTGATCAAATACCAGGATCCTAACCATATTGACTTCAACACCAACAACAACGCCGGATCGTCCAGCCATCAGCTGCAAAAGCCGAACGAACGCCAGCGCGCCATCCAGCGACTGGTGGCCCTCTTCCAAGTCACCTTCGTGGGTGCTCCCATGTTCTATTACGGGACCGAAGCCGGCATGTGGGGCGGCGGCGACCCCGACTGCCGCATGCCCATGGTCTGGGAAGATCTAAAGTTCGACCCGCAGACCCGCGATCCGCGGGGCAATCCCCGCAAACCCGATGATGCCAACTTCGAACGCGATCTCTTCCGATTTTACAAAGAAGCCATCGCCCTGCGCCGTAATACGTCAGTTCTGCGGGAAGGTGATTTTTCCGTCCTAGGGGCCTTCGACAAAGAAAACTGCCTGGTCTTCCTCCGCCAGTCAAAAAATGCGGCCGCCGTGGTTGCCTGGAACAGGAGTGACGCCACCCAAACGATCAAAGTGGAGATCCCCGAAAGCGCCCGCCCGTTGCTGCAGAAAACCGGACTGCTCTTCAGCAGCCGCAACACTGAAAAGGCCACCTCCTTCGAATTTGCCAACGGCAAGATGACCCTGATCCTGCCCCCATTGACCGGAGTGGTGGTAGGAAATAAGTGA
- a CDS encoding PEP-CTERM sorting domain-containing protein (PEP-CTERM proteins occur, often in large numbers, in the proteomes of bacteria that also encode an exosortase, a predicted intramembrane cysteine proteinase. The presence of a PEP-CTERM domain at a protein's C-terminus predicts cleavage within the sorting domain, followed by covalent anchoring to some some component of the (usually Gram-negative) cell surface. Many PEP-CTERM proteins exhibit an unusual sequence composition that includes large numbers of potential glycosylation sites. Expression of one such protein has been shown restore the ability of a bacterium to form floc, a type of biofilm.): MKTFWLSASIVFLAVLPVKAQVASDNASNYASWISGSNGGTGFGAWNLYTSGNGSTGFFRASSVGDGFGNTDTSGNSFGMFGNPAGLTYANAERSLSTALAIGNSFSINLAIAFRNGNKGISLFNGGGFSSEVWNFNVGGDTYSAGGAGQSWAYSQTSVFSLTATQTSATNLFVQLQRGSDLYTSNVTVGSALTGFRLYVGSTDDGNALNNLYFNNLSVVPEPSTGALLLGGMVVLAGLRCSLNRSRSSS, from the coding sequence ATGAAAACATTTTGGCTCAGCGCAAGCATCGTCTTTCTGGCAGTTTTACCAGTCAAAGCCCAAGTGGCTTCCGACAACGCCTCTAATTATGCTTCCTGGATCAGTGGCTCCAATGGAGGAACAGGATTCGGGGCTTGGAATTTGTATACCTCCGGAAATGGGAGCACGGGATTTTTCAGGGCCAGCAGCGTGGGTGACGGATTCGGCAACACGGACACCTCGGGCAATTCCTTCGGGATGTTCGGCAATCCGGCTGGCCTGACCTATGCCAACGCCGAGCGTTCGCTGTCCACCGCGCTGGCCATTGGTAATTCCTTCTCCATCAATCTGGCCATCGCCTTCCGCAACGGCAACAAAGGCATCTCGTTGTTCAACGGTGGTGGTTTTTCCTCGGAGGTGTGGAATTTCAATGTCGGCGGCGACACCTATTCCGCAGGGGGCGCGGGTCAAAGCTGGGCCTACAGCCAAACTTCGGTCTTCAGCCTGACCGCCACCCAGACCTCTGCCACCAATCTTTTTGTCCAACTCCAGCGCGGCTCCGATCTTTACACGAGCAATGTGACGGTGGGTTCCGCCCTGACCGGCTTCCGTCTGTATGTCGGTTCCACCGACGACGGCAACGCCCTCAACAATCTTTACTTCAACAACCTCAGTGTGGTCCCCGAGCCTTCCACCGGTGCCCTTCTCCTCGGAGGTATGGTGGTGTTGGCCGGGCTGCGTTGCTCGCTTAATCGCTCCCGCAGTTCTTCCTAA
- a CDS encoding PEP-CTERM sorting domain-containing protein has translation MKKTNLNLLALLFAFLAWTPQLPAATGVFGSYIGINPDGAGNSWYGTQEWGTNNIQDFQGANLGTFDYTLDTLQISAFQVQTFKSGAGDVTGIQLQYRVYRQGNTPGSFNLVNGGFLANASFASAAGNTASGGGDQNWGVNPTATLGNLLSGISTNGLYNVEVFYRATTNEGDRFSNNGGSNYIASFTVIPEPSTYALLALGMAGLAWLRRSSKI, from the coding sequence ATGAAAAAAACCAACCTGAACCTCCTCGCTCTTCTCTTCGCCTTCCTCGCTTGGACGCCTCAGCTGCCTGCGGCCACCGGTGTCTTTGGAAGCTACATCGGCATCAACCCCGATGGCGCGGGAAATTCCTGGTATGGCACCCAGGAGTGGGGAACCAACAACATCCAGGATTTCCAGGGGGCCAACTTGGGCACCTTCGACTACACCCTGGATACCCTGCAAATCTCCGCTTTCCAGGTGCAAACATTCAAGAGTGGCGCGGGAGACGTGACGGGTATCCAGTTGCAATACCGGGTTTACCGACAGGGGAACACTCCGGGCTCGTTCAATCTCGTCAACGGGGGCTTCCTGGCCAATGCCTCCTTTGCTTCGGCCGCGGGCAACACGGCCAGCGGTGGCGGCGACCAGAATTGGGGCGTCAATCCAACCGCCACCCTGGGCAACCTGCTTTCCGGAATATCCACCAACGGCCTTTACAACGTCGAAGTCTTCTACCGGGCCACCACCAACGAGGGCGACCGCTTCTCCAACAATGGCGGTTCCAATTACATCGCCAGCTTCACGGTCATTCCGGAACCTTCCACTTATGCCTTGTTGGCCCTTGGCATGGCGGGTTTGGCCTGGCTGCGCCGCTCCTCCAAGATTTGA
- a CDS encoding autotransporter-associated beta strand repeat-containing protein → MKQPIYPTAKRTILFALLACSLTHLSLAGNTWTGDGANANWSDNNNWGGAAPVYGNLTFTTGGTQGTTSTNNNITSMNSLIWTGSSSWVMNGNVTLSLFDNGGAPSKIENQSTGSVTINAPITFAANNGAPPNPFGEINAVNGNITFSGGTLTINGASVNGIKFWGGSGRDVTFANTVAASGKWLATTGSASITIASGANVTAANVYIMNGGTLNLSGGTLTNNSTTGIRLGGDFGTTTNQNQTQGGTLALTPLSGGVTFGSLINSVAGNTSNNLVIDSRNTSGNNSLTGGVFLDSDLRIQQAAGGNLTFSGGTFDIKNRSLTINAAAGGTVTIAQALTSTLGAGGTLVKQGNGTLILSSTSNTYTGTTSSTLNATGTQINGGVLAISGDTSLGLAPTGAYNNIQFTGNGTLRDQTTNITLNANRNILVNSGVVGTLDNNGNTFAVNGVVNGGGGLNITGNSTGQVTLAGNSTYSGGTTVGATRLAVGISSTANATNGILAGATGTGNLTLNDGATLIASGGSRDLFAGRIDLGGNITIGTGPSSNRLQVGGQWDLGNTTRTITLTKNASGFGSGQEGLRLIQITGGATPVVGNGTLSIQTTSSGGNYSVFTIGATTNFTNNAGLIIGSNVATTFGTGTPFGSGTNAPALTVQTGGIFNMADGGGATRSIEIYSLSGGGNVTTLNGNTTATGTLTINNGNSQTYSGQISNGSNSTVAITKTGAGTQTFSGVNTYTGNTTINGGTLALSGSGSIANSTHVNANAGFDISGLSGASTSVNSLSGNSTGSIVLGSKNLTLGAGNSTGASFAGVISGSGGSVTKNGAGNLTLTGSNSYTGATQINGGTVVLSGNGALSSATDVTNNSGFNISGISASSTSIGSLAGSGNVTLGGKTLQVGGNNASTVFSGALNGSGGGLTKAGNGTFTLSGSNGYTGATSVNGGTLLIDSTGTINGTSGVAVNTGAVFRYNSSTTYTGGAISNNGGSVTGSGNLGALTLGGNGSVDPGNSPGILTAANTNPTGGLDYNFEFTATGAPTWSNATGSVNDVLRLTTGFTADLGAGNAVNIYLAVSSLGNGDIFQGGFFTDNSADFLSSIQNGTYAFYVQGDNGGSNTYNGVNYYTLAQYNALVSGSYTLDLSTVQVSSANFSGGTVSNGYVMQFSTIPEPSTYVMLAGGLISLMVLRRRARKS, encoded by the coding sequence ATGAAACAACCAATCTACCCAACGGCCAAGCGTACCATTCTTTTTGCCCTGCTGGCCTGTTCTCTGACTCACCTCTCGCTGGCCGGCAACACTTGGACCGGCGACGGTGCCAATGCCAACTGGAGCGACAACAACAACTGGGGCGGGGCGGCTCCAGTCTACGGTAACCTGACCTTCACGACGGGCGGCACCCAAGGGACGACCTCGACGAACAACAACATCACGTCGATGAATTCCCTCATCTGGACCGGTTCGAGCTCCTGGGTCATGAACGGCAACGTCACCCTGAGCCTTTTCGACAACGGTGGGGCCCCTTCCAAGATCGAAAACCAGAGCACCGGCTCCGTCACCATCAACGCCCCGATCACCTTTGCCGCCAACAATGGCGCACCGCCCAATCCCTTCGGCGAGATCAATGCCGTCAACGGAAACATCACCTTTTCCGGAGGCACCCTGACCATCAATGGCGCATCGGTCAACGGCATCAAATTTTGGGGCGGCAGCGGACGCGATGTCACCTTCGCTAACACCGTCGCGGCCTCGGGCAAGTGGCTGGCCACCACCGGCAGCGCCAGCATCACCATCGCCAGCGGGGCCAATGTGACCGCCGCCAATGTCTACATCATGAATGGGGGCACCCTCAACCTCTCCGGCGGCACCCTGACCAACAACTCCACCACCGGCATCCGCCTCGGGGGCGACTTCGGCACCACCACCAACCAGAACCAGACCCAGGGCGGCACCCTGGCCCTGACCCCGCTCAGTGGTGGGGTGACCTTCGGCAGCCTGATCAACTCCGTGGCCGGCAACACCTCGAACAACCTCGTCATCGACTCGCGCAACACCAGCGGAAACAACTCCCTCACCGGGGGGGTGTTCCTCGACAGCGACCTGAGAATCCAACAGGCCGCAGGTGGCAACCTCACCTTCTCCGGCGGCACCTTCGACATCAAAAACCGCAGCCTCACAATCAATGCGGCAGCGGGTGGCACCGTCACCATTGCCCAAGCCCTGACCAGCACCCTTGGGGCGGGCGGCACCTTGGTCAAACAAGGCAACGGTACTTTAATCCTCTCCAGCACTTCGAACACCTACACCGGCACGACCAGCAGCACCCTCAACGCGACCGGTACCCAGATCAACGGCGGTGTGCTCGCCATTTCCGGTGACACCAGCCTTGGTTTGGCCCCCACCGGTGCCTACAACAACATCCAGTTCACTGGCAACGGCACGCTCCGCGACCAGACGACCAACATCACCCTGAATGCCAACCGCAACATCCTCGTCAACAGCGGGGTGGTGGGCACCCTCGACAACAACGGCAACACCTTTGCCGTCAATGGTGTGGTCAATGGCGGCGGTGGTCTTAACATAACCGGTAATTCCACCGGCCAGGTGACCTTGGCTGGCAACTCGACGTATTCCGGGGGGACTACGGTAGGGGCGACCCGGCTGGCTGTGGGAATTTCCTCAACCGCCAACGCGACCAACGGAATTCTTGCCGGTGCCACCGGCACAGGCAACCTGACCCTCAATGATGGAGCCACGTTGATCGCCTCGGGTGGCAGCAGGGATTTGTTTGCTGGTCGCATCGATCTCGGCGGGAACATCACGATCGGCACCGGGCCCTCCTCCAACCGCCTCCAGGTCGGTGGCCAGTGGGATTTGGGCAACACCACCCGGACCATCACCTTGACGAAAAATGCCTCGGGTTTCGGTTCGGGCCAGGAAGGTCTCCGTCTCATTCAGATCACGGGCGGTGCCACCCCGGTCGTGGGCAATGGCACGCTGAGCATCCAGACCACGAGCAGCGGTGGAAATTACTCGGTTTTCACCATCGGAGCGACCACCAATTTCACCAACAATGCGGGACTGATCATCGGCAGCAATGTTGCCACCACATTCGGCACGGGAACTCCTTTTGGATCCGGCACGAACGCCCCCGCGCTCACCGTGCAGACGGGTGGTATATTCAACATGGCTGATGGTGGAGGTGCCACGCGGAGCATCGAAATTTACTCGCTTTCCGGCGGTGGGAACGTGACCACCCTCAATGGCAACACCACGGCTACCGGCACCCTGACCATCAACAACGGCAATTCCCAGACCTACTCGGGTCAAATCAGCAACGGATCCAACAGCACTGTGGCCATCACCAAGACTGGGGCAGGAACCCAGACTTTCTCCGGAGTCAACACCTACACCGGCAACACGACGATCAACGGGGGCACCCTGGCCCTCAGCGGCAGCGGCTCCATCGCCAACAGCACCCACGTCAACGCCAATGCCGGTTTCGACATCTCCGGCCTGAGCGGTGCCTCGACCTCGGTCAATTCCCTCTCCGGCAACAGCACCGGCTCGATTGTCCTTGGTTCGAAGAATCTGACGCTCGGCGCGGGCAACAGCACCGGCGCCAGCTTCGCCGGGGTCATCAGTGGTTCGGGCGGTTCGGTCACCAAGAACGGCGCGGGCAACCTGACGCTCACCGGCAGCAACAGCTACACCGGTGCCACCCAGATCAACGGCGGCACGGTCGTCCTCAGCGGCAATGGTGCGCTGAGCTCCGCCACGGATGTGACGAACAACAGCGGTTTTAACATCTCTGGCATTTCCGCCTCCTCCACTTCCATCGGTTCGCTTGCCGGCAGCGGCAACGTCACCCTTGGTGGCAAGACCCTCCAAGTCGGCGGCAACAACGCCTCCACCGTCTTCAGTGGAGCCCTCAACGGCTCGGGCGGCGGTCTGACCAAGGCAGGCAACGGCACCTTCACCCTCTCCGGGTCCAACGGCTACACTGGGGCGACCAGCGTCAATGGCGGTACCCTGCTCATTGACAGCACCGGCACGATCAATGGCACCAGCGGCGTCGCGGTCAATACCGGCGCGGTCTTCCGCTACAACAGCTCCACCACCTACACCGGCGGGGCCATCAGCAACAACGGTGGGTCGGTCACCGGCTCGGGCAACCTCGGGGCCCTGACCCTGGGTGGCAACGGCAGCGTCGATCCGGGCAACAGCCCCGGCATCCTGACCGCGGCCAACACCAATCCGACCGGCGGGCTGGATTACAATTTCGAGTTCACCGCCACCGGTGCCCCGACCTGGAGCAACGCCACCGGCAGCGTCAACGACGTCCTTCGCCTCACCACCGGCTTCACCGCCGATCTGGGGGCAGGCAACGCGGTCAACATCTACCTGGCCGTCAGCAGCCTCGGCAACGGCGATATCTTCCAAGGCGGGTTCTTCACCGACAACAGCGCCGACTTCCTCTCCAGCATCCAGAACGGCACCTACGCATTCTATGTGCAGGGTGATAATGGCGGCAGCAACACCTACAATGGCGTCAATTACTACACCCTGGCCCAATACAACGCCTTGGTCAGCGGAAGCTACACCCTTGATCTGAGCACGGTCCAGGTCAGCTCGGCCAACTTCTCCGGTGGCACGGTCAGCAACGGCTACGTCATGCAGTTCTCCACCATCCCCGAGCCTTCCACCTACGTCATGCTCGCCGGTGGCCTGATCAGCCTCATGGTTTTGCGCCGCCGCGCCCGCAAATCCTGA
- a CDS encoding PIG-L family deacetylase has product MVTFSRNDADFFVPDGTPPDQALARTTHLGIGAHQDDLEIFSFSGIAECYEAGGGTYTGVVVTDGAGSPKTGGARGRSPEDMVADRRMEQRRAAEIGRYSCVIQLGHPSATVKDPDRLEVVDDLAAILRTARPRVLYLHNPADKHDTHVAVLLRSLSALRSLPQAERPERVYGCEVWRGLDWLADEDKQPLDAGIHPELAAPLLQVFVSQIGAGKRYDLAALGRRQANATFFEPRASDPSGALVFAMDLTPLVRDDTLSIETLTRHHLEKFQQDVLTRLARFS; this is encoded by the coding sequence ATGGTGACGTTTTCCCGGAATGACGCCGATTTCTTTGTCCCCGACGGCACCCCACCGGATCAGGCCCTCGCCCGCACCACCCACCTGGGCATTGGGGCGCACCAGGACGACTTGGAGATTTTCAGTTTCAGTGGTATCGCCGAGTGTTATGAGGCCGGTGGCGGCACCTACACCGGGGTGGTGGTGACCGATGGCGCGGGCAGTCCAAAAACTGGCGGGGCCAGGGGCCGCTCCCCCGAGGACATGGTCGCCGACCGTCGCATGGAACAACGTCGCGCCGCCGAGATCGGGCGATACAGCTGTGTGATCCAGCTGGGCCATCCCAGTGCCACCGTCAAAGACCCCGATCGCCTTGAAGTCGTGGACGATCTCGCTGCCATCCTACGGACGGCCCGGCCTCGCGTGCTTTACCTGCACAATCCGGCCGACAAGCACGACACCCACGTTGCCGTCCTGCTCCGTTCCTTGTCCGCCCTCCGAAGCCTGCCGCAGGCAGAGCGTCCGGAAAGGGTCTATGGTTGCGAGGTCTGGCGGGGACTGGACTGGCTGGCCGATGAAGACAAGCAACCGTTGGATGCCGGCATTCACCCGGAACTGGCCGCCCCCCTGCTGCAGGTTTTTGTCTCACAAATAGGTGCCGGAAAACGCTATGATCTGGCTGCCCTTGGGCGTCGGCAGGCCAATGCCACTTTTTTTGAACCCCGTGCGTCCGACCCTTCCGGGGCCCTGGTCTTCGCCATGGATCTTACCCCCCTGGTCAGGGACGACACACTTTCAATCGAGACGCTCACGCGGCACCATCTGGAAAAATTCCAGCAGGATGTCCTCACTCGCCTGGCCCGGTTTTCCTGA
- the ruvC gene encoding crossover junction endodeoxyribonuclease RuvC, with amino-acid sequence MRVLGIDPSIRCTGYGIIELVAKKPRAVAFGSIPVPARVSQGPALLEIVRVLRGVIGEHRPDEAAMEAIIYAQSLKTAIVMGSARGAVLVAVAEAGLPLVEYPSRLVKKAATGFGAAQKAQVGFMMRAMLGLTSTPQADAADALAVALTHLQHRQSRKADGR; translated from the coding sequence ATGCGCGTCCTTGGCATCGACCCCTCCATCCGCTGCACCGGATATGGGATCATCGAACTGGTGGCGAAAAAGCCCCGGGCGGTGGCCTTTGGCAGCATCCCGGTGCCCGCCCGCGTTTCCCAAGGCCCCGCTCTTCTCGAGATTGTGCGCGTGCTGCGAGGGGTCATCGGCGAGCACCGTCCGGACGAAGCGGCGATGGAAGCCATCATTTATGCCCAGAGCCTCAAGACCGCCATCGTGATGGGTTCCGCGCGCGGAGCTGTTTTGGTGGCCGTGGCCGAAGCCGGATTGCCGCTGGTCGAATACCCCTCCCGCCTGGTCAAAAAGGCCGCCACGGGATTCGGGGCCGCGCAAAAGGCCCAGGTCGGCTTCATGATGCGGGCCATGCTGGGGTTGACGTCCACGCCCCAGGCCGATGCGGCGGACGCCCTGGCCGTGGCGCTGACCCATCTCCAGCACCGCCAAAGCCGGAAGGCGGATGGCAGATGA
- the ruvA gene encoding Holliday junction branch migration protein RuvA produces MIAFLKGNVAEAFPSRVLLDVQGVGYEVQIPLSTFEKLPLGHAEVTLQTVLVVREDAHVLYGFFSRSEKDLFNLLVNHVSGVGPKLALAVLNGCSPAQFRGAVVAQDVAFLSRIRGLGKKTAERIVLELKDKMGVTEAWPQAGSGAAATPQQQNLSDAVLALMSLGYKQADALAAIEKAGPQDSLEALVREALKRL; encoded by the coding sequence ATGATTGCGTTTCTCAAAGGCAACGTGGCCGAGGCCTTCCCCAGCCGGGTCTTGTTGGACGTCCAAGGGGTGGGCTACGAAGTGCAGATCCCGCTTTCCACATTCGAGAAATTGCCCTTGGGCCATGCCGAGGTGACGCTCCAGACGGTTCTGGTGGTGCGGGAAGACGCGCATGTGCTCTACGGATTTTTCAGCCGTTCGGAGAAAGATCTTTTCAACCTTCTGGTCAACCATGTCAGTGGCGTGGGGCCGAAGCTGGCGCTGGCCGTTCTCAATGGCTGTTCTCCCGCCCAATTCCGCGGCGCGGTGGTGGCCCAGGATGTGGCGTTCCTTTCCCGCATCAGGGGTCTGGGCAAGAAAACGGCCGAACGCATCGTTCTCGAATTGAAGGACAAAATGGGCGTCACCGAAGCCTGGCCCCAGGCGGGCAGCGGGGCCGCGGCCACGCCGCAGCAACAAAACCTCAGCGATGCCGTGCTGGCCCTGATGAGCCTGGGTTACAAACAGGCCGATGCCCTGGCCGCGATTGAAAAAGCCGGACCGCAGGATTCCCTGGAGGCTTTGGTGCGCGAGGCCCTCAAACGCCTATGA
- the ruvB gene encoding Holliday junction branch migration DNA helicase RuvB gives MKELPPTPGDPTARDEVFQQTLRPGTLDEFAGQPKIKERLEVMIQSARMRGEALDHILLSGPPGLGKTTLAHILAQAMGVQIKITSGPALEKAGDLAGLLTNLEANDVLFIDEIHRLNKVIEEYLYPAMEDYRLDIVIDQGPSARSICLNLPKFTLVGATTRPGMLSAPLRSRFGMTNRLEYYDAPTLQGIIVRSAGLLEMEMVPEAALEIARRSRGTPRIANNLLRWVRDFALVRNEGKVDRESADAALSMLEIDAHGLDEMDKRILETLIVKFQGGPVGLSSLAVAVGEEAGTVEEVHEPYLIMEGYIKRTQQGRVALPSAYERLGLKPGSGERQGNLL, from the coding sequence ATGAAAGAACTGCCGCCAACACCGGGTGATCCGACCGCACGCGACGAGGTCTTCCAGCAGACCCTGCGCCCCGGCACGCTGGATGAGTTTGCCGGACAGCCCAAGATCAAGGAACGGCTGGAAGTCATGATCCAGTCGGCGCGCATGCGCGGGGAGGCACTCGACCACATCCTGCTCAGCGGGCCGCCGGGCCTGGGCAAGACGACCCTGGCCCACATCCTGGCCCAGGCCATGGGGGTGCAGATCAAGATCACCTCCGGGCCCGCCTTGGAAAAAGCGGGCGACCTGGCCGGTCTCCTGACCAACTTGGAGGCCAACGATGTGTTGTTCATCGACGAAATCCACCGGCTCAACAAGGTCATCGAGGAATACCTCTATCCGGCGATGGAGGATTACCGCCTGGACATCGTCATCGACCAGGGTCCCAGCGCACGCAGCATCTGTCTCAACCTGCCCAAGTTCACCCTCGTTGGCGCCACCACCAGGCCAGGTATGCTCAGTGCCCCGCTCCGTTCCCGTTTCGGTATGACCAACCGGTTGGAATACTACGACGCCCCCACGCTCCAGGGTATCATTGTGCGCTCGGCCGGTTTGCTGGAAATGGAAATGGTGCCGGAAGCGGCCTTGGAAATCGCCCGCCGCTCCCGCGGCACGCCCCGTATTGCCAACAATCTCCTCCGCTGGGTGCGCGATTTCGCCCTGGTGCGTAACGAGGGAAAAGTCGACCGGGAATCTGCCGACGCCGCGCTCAGTATGCTGGAGATCGACGCCCACGGGTTGGACGAAATGGACAAGCGCATTTTGGAGACGCTCATCGTGAAGTTTCAGGGCGGTCCGGTCGGCCTCAGTTCGCTGGCGGTGGCCGTCGGGGAGGAGGCCGGGACGGTGGAGGAGGTGCATGAGCCCTACCTGATCATGGAAGGATACATCAAACGCACCCAACAGGGCCGGGTGGCACTGCCTTCGGCCTATGAGCGACTGGGTTTGAAGCCGGGTTCCGGGGAGCGACAGGGCAATCTCCTGTAG